From a region of the Dickeya poaceiphila genome:
- a CDS encoding MFS transporter, with amino-acid sequence MDSSFTAHSAPTVYAVNHPLPLHVLATRIDALPSSWGLWRFIILLSLGGFFELYDLFQTAYISTGLIGEKIFHTGKEGLLGVSDQATFASVTFFGLFIGASLLAPQADRLGRRTAFMFALAWYGTFSLLMAFQTQAEWVILCRFLVGIGLGVELVTIDTYLSEWTPTHLRNRAFALAFFMQFLSVPVVALMSWWLMSKTVWGLSGWRYVVIIGAVCSLVVWLLRRNLMESARWLASKGRYQEAERVMIAMEHRCGMPPGEALSPQAVDPYPSRGRFSDIWSLRYRRRTLMLIIMNIFQAIGFFGFGNWLPALLAGRGATVTHSLLYAFFITLAYPLGSLACSWYAGKLENKWQIVLSSLMTVICGTLFAFQTQPMWLIVCGFLITYSNAWLTISYHAYQTEIFPTAIRARGVGFCYAFSRLSTALSSIIIGLILQHYDTSGVLAFIIISMLTVVVTVGVFGPRTRGVRLENI; translated from the coding sequence ATGGACTCCAGCTTTACTGCACACAGTGCGCCGACGGTTTATGCTGTCAACCATCCGCTTCCGCTTCATGTGCTGGCGACACGTATTGATGCGCTACCCTCGTCATGGGGATTGTGGCGTTTCATTATCCTGCTGTCGCTGGGCGGTTTCTTTGAACTTTATGATCTGTTTCAGACCGCCTACATCAGCACCGGCCTGATTGGTGAGAAGATTTTTCATACCGGGAAAGAGGGATTGTTAGGGGTTTCGGATCAGGCTACTTTTGCCTCCGTCACTTTTTTCGGCCTGTTTATCGGCGCCAGTTTGCTGGCTCCACAGGCGGATAGGTTAGGGCGCCGCACGGCGTTTATGTTTGCACTGGCGTGGTACGGCACATTTTCGCTGTTGATGGCGTTCCAAACCCAGGCGGAATGGGTGATCCTCTGCCGCTTTCTGGTGGGAATAGGGCTAGGGGTGGAGCTGGTAACCATTGATACTTACCTGTCTGAATGGACGCCGACCCACTTGCGCAATCGGGCGTTTGCGCTGGCGTTCTTCATGCAGTTTTTGTCGGTGCCAGTGGTCGCACTCATGTCCTGGTGGCTGATGTCGAAGACAGTGTGGGGGTTATCTGGCTGGCGCTATGTGGTGATTATTGGCGCGGTGTGTTCGCTGGTGGTGTGGTTGTTGCGCCGTAATCTGATGGAGTCGGCGCGTTGGCTGGCGTCGAAAGGACGTTATCAGGAAGCCGAGCGGGTGATGATCGCCATGGAACATCGCTGCGGTATGCCGCCGGGCGAAGCGCTGTCGCCACAGGCGGTGGACCCTTATCCGTCACGCGGTCGGTTTAGTGATATCTGGTCGTTGCGTTACCGACGTCGTACTCTGATGTTGATTATCATGAATATCTTTCAGGCGATAGGCTTTTTCGGTTTTGGTAACTGGCTGCCTGCATTGCTGGCAGGGAGGGGCGCAACCGTCACTCACAGCCTGCTGTACGCCTTTTTCATTACGCTGGCTTATCCGCTAGGGTCACTGGCGTGCAGTTGGTATGCGGGGAAACTCGAAAACAAATGGCAAATTGTGCTGTCATCATTAATGACGGTGATATGCGGTACGTTGTTTGCTTTTCAGACACAACCGATGTGGCTGATTGTTTGCGGTTTTCTGATCACCTACTCCAATGCCTGGTTGACCATTAGCTACCATGCCTACCAGACCGAGATTTTCCCCACGGCGATTCGCGCTCGCGGCGTCGGTTTTTGTTACGCCTTCAGTCGTCTGTCCACGGCACTTAGCAGCATCATCATCGGGTTGATTTTGCAGCATTATGACACCAGCGGCGTGTTGGCGTTCATCATCATCAGCATGTTGACTGTCGTAGTGACGGTTGGTGTATTCGGCCCGCGCACCCGCGGAGTCAGGCTGGAAAATATCTGA
- a CDS encoding M20/M25/M40 family metallo-hydrolase, producing the protein MFRGNKLLLAGVLGALVAAGSAQAQQWIMTPADAQSFAKASFPEYLEGLTLSNDTDVAADIQRNLNWLDKAFQKRGFTTQQLANGAHPMLYAELGPMQPNRPTILFLMHFDGQSVSKSDWSSDPWTPTLKIKDSRGIWMPQPNERLMQPGLDPEWRVFGRSASDGKGVISVFLTAVDALKSAKAATTVNIKVLLDSEEERGSPHLTSVVNQNAARLKNDGVVIFNGAVNTNNKPVITFGYRGSIQVDMTVFGPDPAAHSGAFGNVIINPVQQLATLLAGLKDADGRVTLPGFYDRVKLTDDEHKQLALLTPPRGTIESRYGVYQLEKMAPNPVEAVQYPSLDVIGLRAGDTGRKAVYAIPSTATASINIRTVPETSPDYLYDLLKKYVAAQGFFVIRSDSPSLQERNHNARLISMSMMTSSGSSFAVRTQMESPLAKWAVDGVKAPGKGEPEKNRMLGVSPPINGALAALKNAFAVISLVNTDNNAYGSDENMRIGNYIEGIRIMVSMLTTPFPEEEKAK; encoded by the coding sequence ATGTTTCGTGGCAACAAATTGCTGTTGGCCGGTGTGCTCGGCGCGTTGGTAGCAGCAGGCTCCGCGCAAGCGCAGCAGTGGATTATGACGCCTGCTGACGCCCAGAGCTTCGCTAAGGCCAGTTTTCCTGAATATCTTGAAGGGCTGACGCTCAGTAACGACACCGATGTGGCAGCGGATATTCAGCGCAACCTCAATTGGCTGGATAAAGCTTTTCAGAAACGGGGGTTTACCACCCAGCAATTGGCTAATGGCGCACATCCGATGCTGTACGCCGAACTGGGACCCATGCAACCCAACCGCCCGACCATATTGTTTTTGATGCACTTCGATGGGCAGTCGGTGAGTAAATCTGACTGGAGTTCCGACCCCTGGACACCTACGCTGAAAATCAAAGATTCGCGCGGTATTTGGATGCCGCAACCTAACGAGCGGCTAATGCAGCCGGGGCTTGACCCGGAATGGCGCGTGTTTGGGCGTTCCGCATCGGACGGAAAAGGCGTGATCTCAGTGTTTCTGACCGCGGTGGATGCGCTTAAAAGCGCCAAAGCTGCGACTACGGTAAATATCAAGGTGTTGCTTGATTCTGAAGAGGAGCGCGGGTCGCCACATTTGACGTCGGTCGTTAATCAAAACGCCGCCCGACTCAAGAATGACGGCGTGGTGATCTTCAATGGGGCGGTGAACACGAATAACAAACCGGTGATCACGTTCGGCTATCGTGGGTCGATACAGGTCGATATGACGGTGTTTGGTCCTGATCCAGCGGCACACAGCGGCGCGTTTGGCAATGTCATCATCAATCCGGTGCAGCAACTGGCAACCTTGCTGGCCGGACTCAAAGATGCCGATGGACGGGTGACGTTGCCCGGTTTCTATGACCGGGTCAAACTGACTGATGACGAGCATAAGCAACTGGCGTTGCTGACGCCGCCGCGGGGTACCATCGAAAGCCGCTACGGGGTATACCAACTGGAGAAAATGGCGCCCAATCCGGTAGAAGCGGTGCAATATCCATCGCTGGATGTTATTGGATTGAGGGCGGGCGATACCGGGCGCAAGGCGGTGTATGCCATACCCTCAACGGCCACTGCCAGCATCAATATCCGTACCGTTCCTGAAACATCCCCCGATTATCTGTACGACCTGCTGAAAAAATACGTGGCGGCTCAAGGTTTCTTTGTGATTCGCTCCGATTCGCCCTCACTGCAGGAGCGCAATCATAATGCCCGGTTGATATCAATGAGCATGATGACCTCGTCGGGCAGTTCATTTGCGGTGCGTACACAGATGGAGTCGCCACTGGCGAAATGGGCGGTAGACGGCGTGAAAGCGCCGGGCAAAGGGGAACCGGAGAAAAACCGTATGCTGGGGGTTTCACCACCGATCAATGGCGCACTGGCGGCGCTGAAAAATGCGTTTGCCGTAATATCGCTGGTGAATACGGATAACAACGCGTACGGCAGTGATGAAAATATGCGTATCGGTAACTATATCGAAGGCATCCGCATTATGGTTTCCATGTTGACTACGCCATTCCCGGAGGAAGAAAAGGCGAAGTAA
- the tyrR gene encoding transcriptional regulator TyrR has product MRLEVFCEDRIGLTRELLDLLVLRHIDLRGIEIDTAGRIYLNFTPLGFDTFRELMTEIRRIPGVSDVRTIAFMPSEREHRSLHALLESMPEPVLSVDLKGKVELINAAALSLFDLTPEKAHGLNVSQLLNNYHFTRWQEQGGQPETSRVVLRGQDFLQEVTPVHLEDDKGKSAVAGALVTLKSAARMGRQLQETPVNAEHEFDHIVAVSPRMRQVVEQARKLAMLDAPLLLVGETGTGKDMLARACHLRSSRGKKPFLALNCAALPDDVMESELYGHAPGAYPNALEGKKGFFEQANGGSVLLDEVGEMSPQMQTKLLRFLNDGTFRRVGEEHEVHVDVRVICATQKNMLDLVQRGLFREDLYYRLNVLTLQLPPLRECPTDVMPLVELFVARFADEQGIAHPRIAQEVRNLLPQYGWPGNVRQLKNTIYRALAQLEGDELRLKDIDLPAFQPDITQNDDLLDGSLDDISKRFERSVLTRLYQTYPSTRKLAKRLGVSHTAIANKLREYGLSSRKGGDEDE; this is encoded by the coding sequence ATGCGTCTGGAAGTATTTTGTGAAGACCGAATTGGTCTGACTCGTGAGCTGCTTGATTTGCTGGTATTGCGGCATATCGACCTGCGCGGTATCGAAATTGATACTGCTGGTCGAATTTATCTCAATTTTACGCCCCTCGGTTTTGATACGTTCCGCGAACTGATGACGGAGATTCGCCGTATTCCGGGCGTTAGCGATGTGCGAACCATTGCGTTCATGCCATCCGAGCGGGAGCACCGTTCGCTACATGCATTGCTGGAATCCATGCCTGAGCCGGTGCTGTCGGTTGATCTCAAAGGCAAAGTGGAACTGATTAACGCTGCTGCGCTCAGCCTGTTTGACCTCACGCCAGAAAAAGCCCATGGGCTTAACGTCAGCCAGTTATTGAATAACTACCATTTTACCCGCTGGCAGGAACAGGGCGGCCAGCCGGAGACGAGTCGCGTAGTGCTCCGTGGGCAGGATTTTCTGCAGGAAGTGACGCCAGTTCATCTGGAAGATGATAAGGGCAAATCTGCTGTTGCCGGTGCGTTGGTGACGCTGAAATCAGCGGCGCGCATGGGCCGCCAGTTGCAGGAGACGCCGGTCAACGCCGAACATGAGTTTGACCATATTGTCGCGGTCAGCCCACGTATGCGTCAGGTGGTGGAACAGGCGCGCAAACTGGCGATGCTGGATGCGCCGCTATTGCTGGTGGGGGAAACCGGCACCGGCAAGGATATGCTGGCCCGCGCTTGTCACTTGCGCAGCAGTCGCGGTAAAAAACCATTTCTGGCGCTCAACTGCGCTGCACTGCCGGATGATGTAATGGAAAGCGAGCTTTACGGCCATGCACCGGGTGCTTATCCCAACGCGCTGGAAGGCAAGAAAGGTTTTTTTGAGCAAGCCAATGGCGGCTCGGTGCTGTTGGATGAAGTGGGTGAAATGTCGCCGCAGATGCAAACCAAACTGCTGCGTTTCCTGAACGATGGCACCTTTCGTCGGGTAGGAGAGGAACACGAGGTACACGTAGATGTGCGCGTTATCTGCGCGACCCAAAAGAACATGCTGGATCTGGTGCAGCGTGGTCTGTTTCGTGAAGATCTCTATTACCGCCTGAATGTGTTGACGCTGCAACTGCCGCCGCTGCGCGAGTGCCCGACGGATGTGATGCCGCTGGTCGAACTGTTTGTAGCCCGTTTTGCCGATGAGCAGGGCATAGCGCATCCTCGTATTGCGCAGGAGGTGCGTAATCTTTTGCCCCAATACGGCTGGCCGGGCAACGTGCGTCAGTTAAAAAACACCATTTATCGGGCGCTGGCACAACTGGAAGGCGATGAACTGCGGCTGAAAGATATCGACCTGCCTGCCTTTCAACCAGACATTACCCAGAATGACGATTTACTGGACGGCTCGCTCGACGATATCAGCAAGCGGTTTGAACGCTCGGTATTAACTCGCCTTTATCAGACTTACCCCAGCACCCGTAAATTGGCCAAACGGCTCGGAGTATCTCACACCGCCATCGCCAACAAATTGCGCGAGTATGGGCTGAGTAGCCGCAAAGGCGGGGATGAGGACGAGTAA
- a CDS encoding GNAT family N-acetyltransferase, which yields MMVISHKEHVAMGLRYTIRSAVEADAKVLSQLRLKIDGETENLDRESGEGFIDESGFEKLIRADTESTRNLFLVAIVNNHLVGFSRCEGVNLKRFSHKVEFGVCVLKAFWGYGVGSNLLKESIDWADKNKIKKITLNVLETNTTAIALYKKFGFEIEGVLRSDKILSDGEYYNTIVMGRLYDKS from the coding sequence ATGATGGTTATTAGTCATAAAGAACACGTAGCGATGGGATTACGCTATACGATTAGATCAGCCGTTGAAGCTGATGCGAAAGTATTATCCCAATTAAGATTGAAGATTGATGGAGAAACAGAAAATCTGGACAGAGAATCTGGCGAGGGATTTATTGACGAGTCAGGATTTGAAAAACTCATTCGTGCAGATACGGAAAGTACCAGAAACTTATTTTTGGTGGCTATCGTGAATAACCATCTTGTTGGCTTTTCACGGTGTGAAGGGGTGAACCTCAAACGGTTCTCGCATAAAGTGGAGTTTGGGGTTTGTGTGCTTAAAGCGTTCTGGGGATATGGTGTGGGAAGCAATCTTTTGAAGGAGTCTATTGACTGGGCTGATAAGAATAAAATAAAAAAAATAACACTGAATGTTCTGGAAACTAATACGACAGCGATTGCTTTATATAAAAAATTTGGGTTTGAGATAGAAGGTGTGTTGAGGAGTGATAAAATACTTTCTGATGGTGAATATTATAACACCATCGTGATGGGAAGGCTTTATGATAAAAGCTAA
- a CDS encoding GNAT family N-acetyltransferase, translating to MFPLLTARLSLRPFIPSDAAALLDAIQESLETVGRWLPWCVPHYDLSMTQSWIMGCEQQRREGSAFDLVINDRNTGHLLGSIAINNISKAYRLGNVGYWIRQSVQGQGLITEAMREVVPFGFGTLGLTRLEIIAAEENHASRQVAEKVGAHFEGLLRNRIIIHDQPVTAALYSLIPGDELIN from the coding sequence ATGTTCCCCTTGTTGACTGCCCGTCTAAGCCTGCGCCCGTTTATACCATCCGATGCCGCCGCACTGCTTGACGCGATACAGGAGTCGCTGGAAACCGTAGGCCGCTGGCTACCCTGGTGTGTGCCGCATTACGACCTGTCTATGACGCAGAGTTGGATAATGGGTTGCGAACAGCAACGCCGCGAAGGTTCAGCTTTTGATCTGGTGATCAACGACCGAAATACCGGGCACCTGCTCGGTTCTATTGCTATCAACAATATCAGCAAAGCCTACCGCCTCGGCAATGTTGGTTACTGGATTCGCCAGTCAGTACAGGGGCAAGGGCTGATCACTGAGGCCATGCGGGAAGTGGTGCCGTTCGGTTTCGGCACGCTGGGGTTGACCCGTCTGGAAATCATCGCCGCAGAAGAAAATCACGCCAGCCGTCAGGTCGCAGAAAAAGTGGGCGCACATTTCGAAGGGCTGCTGCGCAACCGGATTATTATTCATGACCAGCCGGTTACGGCAGCGTTATATTCGTTGATTCCGGGGGACGAGCTTATTAATTAA
- a CDS encoding penicillin acylase family protein yields the protein MRLINSWLRITVDGLVLCVVLAMVLVILVWMLLRQSLPQLDGELRVPGLHTPVTVERDGAGIPTIRAADRFSAAFALGFVHAQDRFFQMDLLRRSAAGELAALVGESALPLDRQHRLFLLRQQVTRRWPELPVNQQQILRSYAAGVNAGLNSLKVRPFEYWLLRADPQVWLPEDTLLVLAEMYFDLQDNQFGREYARGWIASQSTPEQTDFLLPDVSVWDAPLAGQLPPLPTLPAEPPRWWGQQMSMLARGNPHVAEQAHVEAQIKGSNGWLVRTPERAILANDMHLMLNLPTVWYRAQLIYPADDGTLRLTGLSLPGAPAIVSGSNEHIAWGFTNSHADTFDWVKLDTAEGNQHSVQEILAVSHGDPQPMTVQTSDWGPVVETRQGRMAMHWVLQLPDSLDLSLMSLAETYTVPDALAAGQRAGLPVQNLLVADSRGHIGWTLAGALPDRLTPGVQNTFPLMDVQQARWRATALPPASHPELIDPPQGVIVTANNRMLFNEQGDIIGDGGADPGVRASAIHQALSEVSQLDIAAMHRIQLDNRALLAASWRDRLLDCLNASASDTQADQTAIRTLLQQWNGQAAADSAAYLLLNRWRDALYQRLFGTLDQQLSQAWPNASYRAANPRWDMTVQQLMRGEARQWVPAPAKDWCQFSLQQLTAVWLDNGEGSRNWGDVNQSRIAHPLASSLPLVGRLLQVPAQPLCGDNNVPHVNRPTFGASERLVISPGDEAHATLSLPGGQSGNPLSPWWLDGYRRWMSEQQTPLLPGASASKLDLKPITAPQP from the coding sequence ATGCGTTTAATAAACAGCTGGCTAAGGATAACTGTTGACGGGCTGGTGCTGTGTGTTGTGCTGGCGATGGTATTGGTTATTCTCGTGTGGATGCTGTTACGCCAGAGCTTGCCCCAGTTGGATGGTGAATTACGTGTTCCGGGGTTGCATACGCCGGTGACGGTAGAGCGAGACGGTGCCGGTATCCCGACCATTCGGGCTGCCGACCGTTTCTCTGCTGCGTTTGCGCTGGGGTTTGTCCATGCGCAGGATCGTTTTTTCCAGATGGACCTGCTCAGGCGCAGCGCGGCAGGGGAACTGGCGGCGTTGGTGGGGGAGTCGGCGCTGCCGCTGGACCGCCAGCATCGGTTATTTTTGTTGCGTCAGCAGGTGACGCGCCGCTGGCCGGAACTGCCTGTCAATCAGCAGCAGATCCTGCGTAGTTACGCCGCTGGCGTCAATGCCGGGTTAAACAGCCTGAAAGTCAGGCCATTCGAATACTGGTTGCTGCGTGCTGATCCTCAAGTCTGGTTGCCAGAAGATACTCTGTTGGTGCTTGCTGAAATGTATTTTGACCTACAGGATAATCAGTTTGGCCGCGAATATGCCCGCGGCTGGATTGCCAGCCAGAGCACACCTGAACAGACCGATTTTTTGTTGCCGGATGTCAGTGTGTGGGATGCGCCGCTGGCAGGGCAACTCCCCCCTTTGCCGACGTTGCCTGCAGAGCCGCCCAGGTGGTGGGGTCAGCAAATGAGTATGCTCGCCAGGGGTAACCCGCATGTCGCAGAACAAGCGCATGTCGAAGCACAAATTAAAGGCAGCAATGGCTGGTTGGTACGTACGCCGGAACGAGCAATACTGGCGAACGATATGCATCTCATGTTGAATCTGCCGACGGTGTGGTATCGCGCTCAACTGATTTATCCCGCTGACGACGGCACGCTGCGCCTGACGGGGTTATCGTTGCCTGGCGCGCCAGCCATCGTCAGCGGTAGCAACGAGCATATCGCCTGGGGGTTTACCAACAGCCATGCCGACACTTTTGATTGGGTGAAACTGGATACGGCTGAGGGCAATCAGCATTCCGTGCAGGAAATACTGGCGGTAAGTCATGGCGACCCACAACCCATGACTGTGCAAACCAGTGACTGGGGGCCGGTAGTTGAAACCAGGCAGGGACGCATGGCGATGCACTGGGTATTACAATTGCCTGATTCGTTGGATCTGTCGCTCATGTCGCTGGCAGAAACCTATACAGTGCCGGATGCGTTGGCGGCTGGGCAGCGAGCCGGCCTGCCGGTACAAAATCTACTGGTGGCTGACAGCCGCGGACATATTGGCTGGACGCTGGCCGGAGCACTGCCGGATCGGTTGACGCCCGGTGTACAGAACACGTTCCCGCTGATGGACGTGCAGCAGGCACGCTGGCGCGCTACGGCGCTGCCGCCAGCATCTCATCCTGAGTTGATCGACCCACCGCAAGGCGTCATTGTAACCGCCAACAACCGGATGCTGTTCAATGAACAAGGAGACATTATCGGGGATGGCGGCGCTGACCCTGGCGTGCGCGCGTCGGCGATTCATCAGGCGCTGAGTGAGGTCAGCCAGCTGGATATTGCCGCAATGCATCGTATCCAACTGGATAACCGCGCACTGCTGGCCGCCAGCTGGCGCGACAGGTTACTTGACTGCCTGAATGCTTCTGCATCAGATACGCAGGCGGATCAAACAGCAATCAGAACACTATTACAGCAATGGAATGGCCAGGCGGCAGCCGATTCAGCGGCGTATTTATTACTGAACCGCTGGCGTGATGCGCTCTACCAGCGGTTGTTCGGCACGCTGGACCAACAACTGTCGCAGGCATGGCCGAATGCCAGTTACCGTGCGGCCAACCCACGCTGGGATATGACGGTGCAACAGTTGATGCGTGGTGAGGCTCGCCAGTGGGTGCCTGCGCCAGCCAAAGACTGGTGCCAGTTCTCGTTGCAGCAATTGACAGCGGTATGGCTGGATAATGGGGAGGGCAGCCGTAACTGGGGTGATGTTAATCAGAGCCGTATTGCCCACCCACTGGCGTCATCATTGCCGCTGGTGGGACGCCTGTTGCAAGTGCCGGCGCAACCGCTTTGCGGAGATAATAATGTGCCGCATGTAAATCGTCCGACATTCGGTGCTTCGGAGCGACTGGTCATCTCGCCGGGTGATGAAGCCCACGCCACGCTGAGCCTGCCGGGTGGGCAGAGCGGTAATCCGCTTAGTCCCTGGTGGCTGGATGGCTATCGTCGTTGGATGAGTGAACAGCAAACGCCGTTGTTACCGGGTGCCAGCGCCAGCAAGCTGGATCTGAAGCCGATTACGGCTCCTCAACCTTAA
- a CDS encoding helix-turn-helix transcriptional regulator, which yields MVMPLPTPPADTHVTTLQPDNRKRLGAFLRARRESLDPLRLGLSVPRKRRTPGLRREDVALLADVGITWYTWLEQGREIRASAKTLTAIANALQFNEAETRHLFMLAGLPFSPAAQASCEKISTDSQRILDQLNPLPAVIVNARFTILGFNLTWCQLLDIDLNQIAPEDRNCIWLALTHPNWRERLVDQHDLLPNLVAMFRAQMTEHAGEPLWEAQLQRYLNASEEFRQLWYQRYEIQGVDDKIKRFRHPTLGIFTLRQINWWSASRNGNRMLVYMPASDQDTAQLALLAQLPPPNGINLPA from the coding sequence ATGGTTATGCCGCTACCCACGCCACCGGCTGACACCCACGTCACTACGCTACAACCGGATAACCGCAAACGCCTGGGCGCATTTCTGCGCGCACGACGTGAAAGTCTCGATCCGCTGCGACTGGGGCTATCGGTTCCTCGTAAGCGACGCACGCCAGGCCTGCGCCGCGAAGATGTCGCCCTACTGGCAGACGTGGGCATTACCTGGTACACCTGGCTGGAGCAAGGCCGGGAAATACGCGCATCCGCCAAAACACTGACCGCGATCGCCAACGCCCTGCAATTCAACGAAGCAGAAACCCGGCATCTGTTTATGTTGGCAGGATTGCCGTTTTCCCCCGCAGCACAAGCCAGTTGCGAAAAAATCAGCACGGACAGCCAACGTATTCTTGATCAGCTCAATCCGTTGCCAGCGGTGATCGTCAATGCCCGCTTCACCATACTGGGATTCAATCTCACCTGGTGTCAGTTACTGGATATCGATCTGAATCAGATAGCGCCGGAAGATCGTAACTGCATCTGGCTGGCGCTCACTCACCCCAACTGGCGGGAACGGCTGGTGGACCAACATGATCTGTTGCCCAATCTGGTGGCAATGTTCCGGGCGCAAATGACGGAACACGCAGGTGAACCACTGTGGGAAGCACAACTACAGCGCTACCTGAACGCCTCAGAGGAATTCCGCCAGTTGTGGTACCAGCGCTATGAAATTCAGGGAGTGGATGACAAAATCAAGCGTTTTCGCCATCCAACGCTGGGCATATTTACCTTACGCCAGATCAACTGGTGGAGTGCGTCTCGCAACGGCAACCGGATGCTGGTTTATATGCCTGCCAGCGATCAGGATACGGCGCAACTGGCGCTCCTCGCACAACTTCCGCCGCCCAATGGGATAAACCTGCCCGCCTAG
- a CDS encoding MFS transporter — MKQVSLSQRLTGIGLMVLLTGQLLPMIDFSIVNVALEAIAHSLSASPAELELVVSVYGVAFAVSLAMGGRLGDNLGRRRVFIAGVAVFGVASLLCGIAQEVWMLLAARALQGIGAALVVPQILATIHVCLRGRKHTRALGFYSAIGGLAFVVGQVLGGFLIQLDIAGYGWRSVFLVNLPVCLLVLLLAPSRLPDTRGEKPVALDMSGTALLSLMLASLLFPLALGPIWHWPWPCIAVLLSSLVWFALLWRVERRQPAPLLPPALFRLPGVRFGLLLALLFFSSWSGFMFAVAYTLQSGAGFTPLQSGNSFIGLGLSYFVASLFSSRLITRFGNRGALLTGCAIQMSGLVLLIVSLAWRWPVSVLQLLPATMMIGFGQAFIVSSFYRIGLSDVPTQQAGSGSALLSTMQQASLGLGPIVLGTLLVQALHASGGHFARALIVTLMAEWGVMLVLVWCALRNRQTFTPTCPVASGE, encoded by the coding sequence ATGAAACAGGTTTCACTTTCACAACGGCTCACTGGCATCGGCCTGATGGTGCTGTTGACCGGTCAACTGTTACCGATGATCGACTTTTCTATCGTCAACGTGGCGCTGGAGGCTATCGCTCATTCACTTTCTGCCAGCCCGGCTGAGCTGGAATTGGTGGTATCGGTTTATGGCGTGGCATTTGCTGTATCGCTGGCGATGGGCGGGCGGTTAGGGGATAACCTGGGACGGCGACGGGTGTTTATTGCTGGTGTTGCCGTGTTTGGCGTGGCGTCGTTGCTGTGCGGTATTGCTCAGGAGGTCTGGATGCTGCTGGCAGCTCGCGCTTTGCAAGGGATTGGCGCTGCACTGGTGGTACCGCAGATTTTGGCAACGATTCATGTCTGCCTGCGGGGACGTAAGCATACCCGTGCGCTGGGTTTTTATAGCGCCATCGGTGGATTAGCTTTTGTGGTCGGTCAGGTACTCGGTGGTTTTTTGATTCAACTGGATATCGCCGGTTATGGCTGGCGCAGTGTATTTTTGGTTAATTTGCCGGTCTGCCTGCTGGTGTTGCTGCTGGCGCCGTCACGCCTGCCTGACACCCGTGGCGAAAAACCGGTTGCGTTGGATATGTCTGGCACGGCGCTGTTGTCACTGATGCTGGCAAGCCTGCTGTTTCCGTTGGCGTTGGGACCTATCTGGCACTGGCCGTGGCCCTGTATCGCCGTGTTGCTGAGCAGCCTGGTGTGGTTTGCGCTGTTATGGCGAGTAGAGCGTCGTCAGCCAGCGCCGTTACTGCCGCCTGCGTTGTTTCGTTTGCCGGGGGTCCGTTTCGGGTTGCTGCTGGCGTTGCTGTTTTTTTCCAGCTGGAGCGGGTTTATGTTCGCGGTTGCTTATACCTTGCAATCCGGCGCAGGTTTTACCCCGTTGCAGTCAGGTAACAGTTTTATCGGTCTGGGGTTGTCCTATTTTGTGGCATCGTTGTTCAGTAGCCGCCTTATCACTCGCTTTGGTAATCGCGGGGCATTGCTGACGGGGTGCGCCATTCAGATGAGCGGGTTGGTGTTATTGATAGTGTCGCTGGCGTGGCGCTGGCCGGTATCGGTGCTGCAATTGTTGCCTGCGACCATGATGATTGGCTTTGGTCAGGCGTTTATTGTCAGCAGTTTTTATCGCATCGGGCTGTCTGATGTACCGACGCAGCAGGCCGGTTCGGGCAGTGCATTACTTTCTACCATGCAACAGGCATCACTGGGGTTGGGTCCAATAGTGCTGGGTACCCTATTGGTACAGGCGCTACATGCCAGTGGCGGACATTTTGCCCGTGCGCTGATCGTCACACTGATGGCGGAATGGGGCGTGATGCTGGTGCTGGTATGGTGTGCGCTGCGTAACCGGCAGACGTTTACCCCCACGTGCCCGGTCGCCAGTGGAGAATAA
- the tpx gene encoding thiol peroxidase, with protein MSTNVHFQGNPVPVTGSFPAVGSKAPAFSLVAKDLSDVALSHYAGKRKVLNIFPSIDTGVCAASVRKFNQLASSLDNTIVLCISADLPFAQSRFCGAEGLNNVVVLSTLRGAEFKENYGVAIADGALKGLTARAVVVLDENDNVLHSELVNEITNEPDYDAAIAVLK; from the coding sequence ATGTCAACAAATGTACATTTCCAGGGTAACCCGGTACCGGTAACAGGATCTTTTCCGGCAGTCGGCAGCAAGGCACCTGCATTTTCACTGGTTGCCAAAGATCTCTCTGATGTCGCTCTGAGCCACTACGCCGGCAAACGCAAAGTCCTGAACATCTTCCCAAGCATTGATACCGGTGTCTGCGCCGCGTCTGTGCGCAAATTTAATCAACTGGCATCCAGCCTGGATAATACCATCGTCCTGTGCATCTCCGCCGATTTGCCATTCGCCCAGTCTCGCTTCTGTGGTGCTGAAGGTCTGAACAACGTGGTCGTGTTGTCTACGCTGCGCGGCGCAGAATTCAAGGAAAATTACGGTGTGGCAATTGCCGACGGTGCGCTGAAAGGGCTGACCGCACGCGCCGTTGTGGTGCTGGATGAAAACGACAACGTGCTGCACAGCGAACTGGTGAACGAAATCACCAACGAACCGGATTACGATGCAGCTATCGCCGTACTGAAATAA